A genomic window from Candidatus Omnitrophota bacterium includes:
- a CDS encoding HDOD domain-containing protein, translating to MRRLELLQRIEALPPISTVLQLAVRDLRCSGRMEPDVMKALRSEPELTDKIFKLANCGYFTDAAEIQSLTALVETLNENRALELVVCTSVFDWLLSAVQGGEIIPWDLCNHSFAVAAGAELLAEEMKIPAPKYAYLCGFLHDIGKILLEKRFEVDPKPILDLSCDESISVDEAERRMLGIDHMEVGSIVLQQWKMPSLIVDVVRWHHLPELYTRGDTLLVDLVHAADATALQMGVGPESEGLNYWASMAAETRLKLNVHIVEKVIFRIQSALESMKEFLAPAEGKGCDVS from the coding sequence ATGCGAAGACTGGAATTATTGCAGAGAATAGAGGCGCTGCCTCCTATTTCCACGGTTCTCCAATTAGCTGTTAGAGACTTGCGATGCAGCGGACGCATGGAACCGGATGTCATGAAGGCTTTGAGATCGGAGCCTGAATTGACCGACAAAATTTTCAAATTGGCCAATTGCGGTTATTTTACGGATGCCGCCGAGATCCAATCCTTAACCGCTCTCGTAGAGACGTTAAACGAAAATCGGGCGCTGGAATTGGTCGTCTGCACCAGCGTATTCGATTGGCTTCTGTCCGCCGTTCAAGGCGGCGAGATCATTCCGTGGGATTTATGCAATCACAGTTTCGCCGTAGCCGCGGGCGCGGAATTGTTGGCGGAGGAAATGAAAATCCCTGCGCCGAAATATGCCTATTTATGCGGATTTCTGCATGATATCGGCAAGATATTGCTGGAAAAAAGGTTTGAGGTCGATCCCAAACCGATTCTTGATTTGTCGTGCGATGAATCCATTTCCGTGGATGAAGCGGAAAGAAGAATGTTGGGCATCGATCATATGGAAGTGGGTTCGATCGTCCTCCAACAATGGAAAATGCCGTCCCTGATCGTTGATGTCGTCAGGTGGCATCATCTGCCGGAATTATATACGCGAGGCGATACGCTCTTGGTCGATCTGGTTCATGCGGCGGACGCTACGGCTCTTCAAATGGGAGTCGGCCCCGAAAGCGAAGGGTTGAATTATTGGGCGTCTATGGCGGCGGAAACCCGTTTGAAATTGAATGTGCATATCGTTGAAAAAGTCATCTTTCGAATTCAATCCGCTTTGGAAAGCATGAAAGAATTTCTCGCGCCTGCCGAGGGAAAGGGATGCGATGTCTCTTAG
- a CDS encoding LytS/YhcK type 5TM receptor domain-containing protein produces the protein MIFKPLFENLTLLLALCTAYSFTLRYYRKGTLTTQCFTGLIFGGVAFVVMMYPYVLAPGLIFDTRSVLLSTVGLFGGTISAAVAVLITASYRLWLGGPGMIMGVGVIVTSAAIGAIYHNKYRRSLENISPYDLYILGLIVHFFMIVWTLAVPWPLSLTVMKKIWLPVIVIYPIGNVILGLLLANQESLFHTEIRLKESEKRYRELVHNVNSIILRINPQGKITFINEYALQFFGYSEEEILGRDVLGSILPERESTGRNLKVILENILLHPIKYARSENENITKDGRRVWIVWSNRPIFDQKGNFVEIFCVGNDNTEQKRLEEQLIQSQKMESVGRLAGGIAHDFNNLLLIINGYSQLALQHLEPDSPIYKDIESILKAGERAAALTRQLLAFSRKQVIQAQIINLNTTIVELDKMLRRLIGENIELVTIPSPSLNPIKADPGQIEQIIMNMAVNARDAMPYGGKLVIETANIHLDESYTQNHAEVIPGDYVMLAISDSGCGMDKETMSKIFDPFFTTKDFGKGTGLGLSTVYGIVKQCEGHIWTYSELGQGTAFKIYFPSVIAPIVKEEYIKDSVENLQGSETILLVEDEDSVRNLLNNVLSQNGYRVLAASCGCDALSLFEENKESISLVITDVVMPGMSGRELSDRLAAFHSGVKILFLSGYTGENILLNDILEEGGAFIQKPIAIRDLLKKVKEILGT, from the coding sequence ATGATATTCAAACCCCTTTTTGAGAATTTGACTTTACTCCTAGCATTATGCACAGCCTATAGTTTTACATTGCGTTATTACAGAAAAGGGACGTTGACGACGCAATGTTTTACAGGTCTTATATTCGGCGGCGTCGCTTTTGTCGTAATGATGTATCCTTATGTTTTAGCTCCCGGTCTTATCTTTGATACGCGTTCCGTTTTATTAAGCACGGTGGGATTGTTCGGCGGAACCATATCCGCCGCCGTCGCCGTGTTGATTACGGCTTCCTATCGTCTGTGGCTGGGGGGACCGGGAATGATTATGGGAGTAGGCGTAATCGTCACTTCCGCCGCCATTGGAGCGATCTATCACAATAAATATCGCCGCTCGCTCGAGAATATCTCGCCTTACGACTTATATATTCTTGGCCTCATCGTCCATTTTTTCATGATTGTCTGGACGCTGGCGGTTCCTTGGCCGTTATCCTTGACGGTTATGAAAAAAATATGGCTGCCGGTGATCGTGATATATCCGATCGGCAATGTCATTTTAGGACTGTTGCTCGCCAACCAGGAATCTCTCTTTCACACCGAAATCAGGTTGAAAGAGAGCGAAAAAAGATACCGTGAACTCGTCCATAACGTCAATAGCATTATTCTGCGAATAAATCCTCAAGGAAAAATCACATTTATCAACGAGTACGCTCTTCAATTTTTCGGATATTCGGAAGAAGAAATTCTGGGCCGCGATGTATTGGGTTCAATTTTACCGGAAAGGGAAAGTACCGGGCGGAATTTGAAAGTCATACTGGAGAATATACTTCTCCATCCCATAAAATACGCGAGAAGCGAAAATGAGAATATTACAAAAGACGGCCGAAGAGTCTGGATCGTCTGGAGCAATAGGCCGATCTTCGATCAAAAAGGCAATTTCGTCGAAATTTTTTGCGTAGGCAACGATAATACGGAACAAAAGAGGTTGGAGGAACAATTAATCCAGTCGCAGAAAATGGAATCCGTTGGCCGCCTGGCGGGGGGAATCGCGCACGATTTCAATAATTTGTTGTTGATTATCAACGGATACAGCCAACTGGCCTTGCAGCATCTTGAGCCGGACTCTCCTATATACAAAGATATCGAATCCATTCTCAAAGCCGGAGAACGAGCCGCCGCCTTGACGCGGCAGTTGTTGGCGTTCAGCCGCAAACAAGTCATTCAAGCCCAAATTATCAACCTTAACACTACGATCGTCGAATTGGATAAGATGCTTCGCCGTCTGATTGGAGAGAATATTGAACTTGTTACGATTCCTTCTCCTTCCTTGAATCCGATCAAAGCCGATCCGGGCCAGATCGAACAGATCATCATGAACATGGCGGTGAACGCCCGCGACGCCATGCCGTATGGCGGAAAACTCGTCATCGAGACCGCCAATATTCATTTGGACGAGTCCTATACTCAAAATCACGCCGAGGTCATTCCCGGCGATTATGTGATGTTAGCCATCAGCGACTCCGGCTGCGGGATGGATAAAGAGACCATGTCGAAAATCTTCGATCCCTTTTTTACTACCAAAGATTTCGGCAAAGGAACGGGGCTGGGACTCTCCACCGTCTATGGGATCGTCAAACAATGCGAAGGGCATATATGGACATACAGCGAATTGGGACAAGGAACCGCATTCAAGATTTATTTCCCCAGCGTAATAGCCCCTATTGTTAAGGAAGAGTATATCAAGGATTCGGTGGAAAATCTCCAAGGATCGGAAACGATCCTGCTGGTGGAAGACGAGGATTCCGTCAGAAATCTGCTGAATAACGTTTTAAGCCAAAACGGTTATCGCGTATTGGCGGCCAGTTGCGGCTGCGACGCTTTATCCCTTTTCGAAGAGAATAAGGAATCGATTTCGCTGGTCATCACCGACGTCGTCATGCCGGGGATGAGCGGACGGGAATTGTCCGATCGATTGGCCGCCTTTCATTCCGGCGTAAAAATTTTATTTCTTTCCGGCTATACGGGCGAAAACATCCTGCTGAACGATATATTGGAAGAGGGAGGGGCATTTATCCAAAAACCGATCGCTATACGCGACTTGCTAAAAAAAGTCAAAGAAATTCTTGGAACGTAA
- a CDS encoding response regulator → MSLSILVVDDSRVVHAVIAKTLEMAEIPVKKIFDAMNGKEALDILRSNPIDLVFSDIHMPIMDGVEMIENMWADDQLKKIPVVVVSSEGSQTRVKELVNFGVKSYIRKPFTPEMIREVVDKVMGE, encoded by the coding sequence ATGTCTCTTAGTATTCTTGTCGTTGACGATTCTCGCGTCGTCCACGCTGTTATCGCTAAAACGCTGGAAATGGCGGAAATTCCCGTCAAGAAGATTTTTGACGCGATGAATGGCAAAGAGGCGCTGGATATTCTTCGCTCGAATCCCATCGATCTCGTTTTTTCCGATATTCACATGCCCATCATGGATGGAGTGGAAATGATCGAAAATATGTGGGCGGACGATCAATTGAAAAAAATTCCCGTTGTCGTCGTCTCTTCCGAAGGCAGCCAAACCCGCGTCAAAGAATTGGTTAATTTCGGGGTTAAATCCTATATTCGCAAACCGTTCACGCCGGAAATGATTCGCGAAGTAGTCGATAAAGTCATGGGAGAATAG
- a CDS encoding chemotaxis protein CheD — MKVSNNKDDIIITSSLGSCLGVTLYDPASCVGGMLHALLPQSNMNPERANGNPCMFVDSGFEALLAVILKMGANKKRLICKVAGGGTFLDQKGVFKTGERNFTILRKVLWKNNILIKSQEVGGSIPRTLILRLHDGQTSIRSRGVEVPF; from the coding sequence ATGAAAGTCTCAAACAATAAAGACGACATTATCATTACCAGTTCATTAGGATCCTGCCTGGGCGTAACGCTTTACGATCCGGCTAGTTGCGTAGGGGGAATGCTGCACGCCTTATTGCCGCAGTCGAATATGAATCCGGAAAGAGCCAATGGAAATCCTTGCATGTTCGTAGACTCCGGTTTTGAGGCTTTGTTGGCGGTGATATTGAAAATGGGCGCCAATAAAAAACGCTTGATTTGTAAAGTCGCTGGAGGAGGAACTTTTCTCGATCAAAAAGGAGTTTTTAAAACAGGCGAACGTAATTTTACCATTCTACGAAAGGTGCTATGGAAGAATAATATCTTGATTAAAAGTCAGGAAGTCGGAGGATCCATCCCCCGTACGTTGATCCTTCGTTTGCATGATGGACAAACATCGATTCGATCCAGGGGCGTGGAGGTTCCTTTCTAA
- a CDS encoding NHL repeat-containing protein, with protein MPIAHDQTLTGRLEDAADKISYSFNAQKGHRVTIALIWLENNSWRIELLDPTGIVEAERSGASSPLQFSDEVLKKGGKYTIRISGAASGDYWISLWIFEQDVPLTLQPGQSATGELERRGDMDLFRFAAAAGDRASISLRLLSEGKPKFDLFDPSGILIQSVTGDVSQIQLQDRLLTESGDYFLRIGEKNDSYTGKYGLFLDIVSPPTPTPTSTFTFTPTPTMTPTFSPTPSFTATYTLTPSYTATAPPPPTSTFTPTLTFTPTATPTASPTPTITPTFTPSPTPTPVLPYLFTMAGDGVPGYGGDGGSARNARLNYPRSVCRDSHGNLYIADYWNHCIRKVDVSGTISTIAGDGSAGFSGDGGPAKKARLIFPQDVSLDGQGNLYIADSWNHRIRKIDAAGTISTIAGSRASGYSGDGGMATKASLNLPRGVCADASGALYIADTDNHRVRKVHPSGMITTAAGIGVSGYSGDGGPAVLAMLDSPWGVSADGSGNLYIADFGNHRIRKVGLDGVITTAAGTGIAGYSGDGGPAAKANLYHPIRIFADFAGSLFISDYFNHSIRKVDNAGLISTAAGSGKAGTGGYGLSDGAPLFQPSGAFADARGILYIADSANHRIRAVTNQIVIEAIADHTAYASETVSLSVIARGGDGTYDYSWSVESGPDRSLVQFSGMLENAALFTPAVWGVYVLVCSVDDHVQNPVIVKTTVTAKERPTPTPTATSTITPTPTDTPIRTPTPTATITPTPTPIVIPTLPANTLIVTDTLSTVEDLSGERDYDPVSSRELALRWNFNAKDITDFQIYAAPVDEYYVYIGHTGSGDVPYFSWKAGGAGLESAFQSGPKFGFSYRFQIYALQKGGTAALLGPLANKGPVELYSTVTVSDNILTKDDVSNGKDIDPDENRNLVIRWTLDSAIVDKNNIKAVHVYVKINGVLPYRYLGAAENETAVYLQWREKSSLLAEEFQDGPQFGNAYEFRIFAMKKYDRAGYYGPFDNPGPVLFLQSIEQTPTPMATATPTPTIPPTPTATWRFTPTPTPTKFYTPLATATPTATPTLSPWVTVTDDLNVTEDLSGGDDFDSYSDRVLAIRWKLPPYIDEDNTRSILVYVLVDQGDFALLGRTADGKAHYLEWKAQAHLLEPAFQNGPEYGHRYRFKIVALQYSWLPSFYGPFYNRLPVRFLSAD; from the coding sequence TTGCCTATCGCCCACGATCAGACTCTTACCGGCCGATTGGAAGATGCCGCCGATAAAATCTCTTATTCGTTTAATGCTCAAAAAGGCCATCGCGTAACAATCGCCTTGATTTGGCTGGAAAACAATTCCTGGCGGATCGAACTATTGGACCCTACGGGGATAGTGGAAGCGGAGCGCTCCGGCGCATCGAGTCCTCTCCAATTTAGCGATGAAGTCTTGAAAAAGGGCGGCAAATACACGATTCGCATTAGCGGCGCCGCAAGCGGCGATTATTGGATTTCGTTATGGATATTCGAACAGGACGTTCCCCTTACGCTTCAACCGGGCCAAAGCGCGACGGGAGAACTTGAGCGCCGGGGGGATATGGATTTATTCCGTTTCGCAGCGGCGGCGGGCGACCGGGCATCCATCTCGTTGCGGTTGCTTTCGGAGGGAAAGCCGAAATTCGATCTCTTCGATCCCAGCGGGATTCTAATTCAAAGCGTAACCGGCGATGTTTCTCAAATTCAACTTCAAGATCGGCTATTGACGGAAAGCGGGGATTATTTTCTTCGCATCGGAGAGAAGAACGATTCATATACGGGGAAATATGGATTGTTCCTGGATATCGTCTCTCCGCCGACGCCTACTCCCACATCGACATTCACCTTTACCCCCACGCCAACCATGACGCCGACGTTTTCGCCAACGCCGAGTTTCACAGCGACTTACACGCTCACGCCTTCTTATACGGCGACGGCCCCACCGCCGCCGACATCCACGTTTACTCCTACGCTAACCTTTACTCCTACCGCGACGCCGACGGCATCTCCGACTCCGACGATAACGCCGACGTTTACGCCGAGTCCTACTCCGACGCCAGTTTTGCCTTATCTGTTTACGATGGCGGGCGATGGCGTTCCCGGCTACGGCGGCGACGGCGGTTCCGCTAGAAATGCAAGGTTGAATTATCCCCGCAGCGTATGCCGCGACTCTCATGGCAATCTCTATATCGCCGACTATTGGAACCATTGCATTCGCAAGGTGGATGTTTCAGGCACGATATCGACCATCGCGGGAGACGGCTCGGCTGGATTTTCCGGAGACGGCGGACCCGCGAAAAAGGCGAGATTGATCTTTCCCCAAGACGTTAGTCTCGACGGCCAGGGCAATCTTTATATTGCGGATAGTTGGAATCATCGCATCCGCAAAATCGATGCGGCGGGAACGATTTCCACCATTGCGGGAAGCAGAGCCAGCGGTTATTCGGGCGACGGAGGTATGGCGACGAAAGCAAGTTTGAATCTGCCGCGCGGCGTTTGCGCCGACGCTTCCGGCGCTCTGTATATCGCAGATACGGACAATCACCGCGTCCGGAAAGTGCATCCATCGGGCATGATTACGACGGCGGCGGGCATCGGCGTAAGCGGCTATTCCGGCGACGGCGGTCCCGCCGTGCTAGCGATGTTGGATTCTCCGTGGGGCGTCAGCGCCGATGGATCGGGAAATCTCTATATCGCGGATTTCGGCAACCATCGCATCCGTAAAGTCGGCCTCGATGGCGTAATCACGACGGCGGCGGGAACGGGAATCGCGGGCTATTCCGGCGATGGCGGTCCGGCGGCCAAGGCGAATCTGTACCATCCCATCCGCATCTTCGCCGATTTTGCCGGCTCTCTTTTCATTTCCGATTATTTCAACCATTCCATCCGCAAAGTGGATAACGCCGGCTTGATATCGACGGCGGCGGGAAGTGGAAAAGCGGGAACCGGCGGCTATGGCCTCTCGGATGGCGCCCCGTTATTTCAACCTTCGGGCGCTTTTGCTGACGCGCGTGGAATTCTCTACATCGCCGACAGCGCCAATCACCGCATTCGCGCCGTAACCAACCAAATCGTCATCGAGGCGATTGCCGATCATACGGCGTATGCCAGCGAAACCGTATCATTATCGGTCATAGCGCGCGGCGGTGATGGGACCTACGATTATTCCTGGTCGGTCGAATCAGGCCCGGATCGTTCGCTTGTCCAGTTTTCCGGCATGTTGGAAAACGCTGCGCTTTTTACGCCTGCTGTTTGGGGCGTTTACGTTCTCGTTTGTTCCGTGGACGACCATGTTCAAAATCCCGTGATTGTAAAAACGACGGTAACCGCCAAGGAAAGGCCGACGCCGACTCCTACGGCCACCAGCACCATTACGCCGACGCCGACGGATACGCCGATTCGCACACCGACGCCGACGGCCACGATTACGCCGACGCCCACGCCCATCGTAATTCCCACTCTACCGGCGAATACGCTGATTGTTACGGATACGCTTTCCACCGTAGAGGATTTGAGCGGCGAACGCGATTACGACCCCGTCTCCAGCCGCGAATTGGCGTTACGGTGGAATTTCAACGCGAAGGATATAACGGATTTTCAGATCTACGCCGCCCCGGTCGATGAATATTACGTTTACATCGGCCATACGGGAAGCGGAGACGTTCCCTATTTTTCCTGGAAAGCGGGAGGCGCAGGTTTGGAGTCCGCTTTTCAATCTGGGCCGAAGTTCGGATTTTCCTATCGTTTTCAGATTTATGCGTTGCAAAAGGGAGGAACGGCGGCTCTACTCGGCCCCCTCGCTAATAAGGGGCCAGTGGAATTGTATTCAACGGTTACCGTCTCAGACAATATCCTGACGAAAGACGACGTAAGCAACGGGAAAGATATCGATCCGGATGAGAACCGGAATCTCGTAATTCGTTGGACGCTCGATTCCGCCATTGTGGATAAAAATAATATTAAAGCCGTTCATGTGTATGTAAAAATCAATGGCGTTCTTCCTTATCGATATTTGGGAGCGGCGGAAAACGAAACGGCGGTTTATTTGCAATGGCGTGAAAAGAGTTCGCTGCTGGCGGAGGAATTTCAAGACGGTCCGCAATTTGGGAATGCTTACGAATTCCGGATATTCGCCATGAAAAAATACGATCGGGCGGGGTATTACGGCCCCTTCGACAATCCGGGGCCGGTTCTGTTTTTGCAAAGCATCGAACAAACGCCAACGCCCATGGCGACGGCGACGCCGACTCCTACGATTCCCCCGACGCCGACGGCGACATGGAGATTTACCCCCACGCCTACGCCTACGAAATTTTATACGCCGCTGGCGACGGCGACCCCGACGGCGACGCCAACGCTATCGCCTTGGGTTACGGTAACGGACGACCTGAATGTGACGGAGGATTTGAGCGGGGGAGACGATTTCGATTCGTATTCCGATCGCGTACTCGCGATTCGCTGGAAATTGCCGCCGTATATCGACGAAGACAATACGCGCAGCATTCTGGTTTATGTACTCGTCGATCAAGGCGATTTCGCTTTGCTGGGCCGGACGGCGGACGGCAAAGCCCATTATCTCGAATGGAAAGCGCAGGCTCATTTGCTTGAACCGGCTTTTCAAAACGGTCCGGAATACGGTCATCGTTACCGCTTTAAAATCGTAGCGCTGCAATATTCCTGGCTGCCATCCTTTTACGGTCCCTTCTACAACCGCTTGCCTGTCCGATTTCTCAGCGCCGATTGA
- a CDS encoding chemotaxis protein CheX: MEISYRENLSAIFETMLEKFSFMFCDPVSVEDIHSEETHFLRSSLAFSGPRSGVLSMMVPARLGAVIASNVLGTDPDAEDAVYNAQDAINELINLLVGNLLPELFGKNALFDFGIPESAVLDETEWKKWLADPCVLGFIIDDAPALLYFAIQA, encoded by the coding sequence ATGGAGATTTCTTATCGGGAGAATTTGAGCGCCATTTTTGAAACGATGTTGGAAAAATTCTCCTTCATGTTTTGCGATCCGGTTTCTGTGGAGGATATTCATTCGGAGGAGACTCATTTTCTTCGATCGTCGCTCGCTTTCTCCGGTCCCCGTTCCGGCGTTCTCTCCATGATGGTTCCCGCTCGGCTGGGCGCCGTCATCGCCAGCAATGTACTGGGAACGGATCCCGATGCGGAAGACGCCGTGTATAACGCTCAAGACGCGATTAACGAACTTATTAATCTTCTAGTAGGCAATCTGCTCCCCGAATTATTCGGCAAAAACGCCCTATTCGATTTCGGTATTCCCGAATCCGCCGTTTTGGATGAGACGGAATGGAAAAAATGGCTTGCCGATCCCTGCGTTTTGGGATTTATAATCGATGACGCCCCCGCTTTGCTTTATTTCGCCATCCAAGCGTAA
- a CDS encoding DinB family protein — protein MILTKEQFLQSLCQETDICKHLYSKIPSGALEYRPTPGQRSMLELLQYLTISVLAPAHAIIFDRSRIQEDAAKSKTVAADRFCEAMDEQMREVEKMVSELKEDDLLHRDVTLFSGKQGKMGDALVNYCLKFMAAYKMQLFLYLKSSGVTELDTYNCWAGIDRPADAKKP, from the coding sequence ATGATATTAACGAAAGAACAATTTCTCCAATCCTTATGCCAGGAAACGGATATATGCAAGCATTTGTATTCCAAAATTCCATCCGGCGCGTTGGAGTATCGGCCGACTCCCGGCCAGCGGTCGATGCTGGAGTTATTGCAGTATCTTACGATATCGGTGTTAGCGCCCGCTCACGCCATTATTTTTGATAGGAGCCGCATTCAGGAGGACGCGGCGAAATCGAAAACCGTAGCCGCCGATCGTTTTTGCGAAGCAATGGACGAACAGATGCGGGAAGTGGAAAAGATGGTTTCTGAATTGAAAGAAGATGATTTACTGCATCGAGATGTCACGCTTTTTAGCGGCAAGCAAGGCAAAATGGGCGATGCGCTCGTCAATTACTGTCTGAAATTTATGGCAGCTTACAAAATGCAATTGTTTCTCTATTTGAAATCGTCGGGAGTTACGGAGTTGGATACGTATAATTGCTGGGCGGGAATCGATCGTCCCGCCGATGCGAAAAAGCCTTGA